The stretch of DNA atcatatttatattcacaCTCATCACGgaaattgaaaaaagttGTCATCTGTCTACATTCATGATTACCCCTAATCAACCATATTCTATCaggaaaatttatttttaatgcatatagtaataatagaaCTTCTATACTAAAAGATCCTCTATCTACATAATCTcctaaaaataagaattgtGTATTATCAGGATTTCCCCCTACTTCTAACAATTTTAACAAGTCATAATACTGACCATGTATATCACCAACTATTGTTATTGGATCTTGTAACCTTAACAAATTCGGCTCGTTACTCACTATATCAATTactttctttattatatctaAACAATCTTCTTTTCGTATCCTCCCCTCCTTCTTTAAGTGTTCTCTCAGCGCCTTGTAGTCTGGGGGCTCTTCTGGCCCATTCGGGTACAGCAACTCCATACTCAGTGGCTTCAAGAAGAAAACGGGAAAACATGAACGCGCATGAGAATTAAAACAAGAATATGTGTAAATGAGTATAAATAGGAACAGTTGTGTGAATACGTGCgtaaatatgcaaaaatatgaacaaatgtgcgtaaatatgcaaaaatatgaacaaatgtgcgtaaatatgcaaaaatatgaacaaatgtgcgtaaatatgcaaaaatatgaacaaatgtgcgtaaatatgaaaaaatatgaacaaatgtgcgtaaatatgaaaaaatatgaacaaatgtgcataaatatgaaaaaatatgaacaaatgtgcacatatgcaaaaatatgaacaaatgtgcgtatatatgcaaaaatatgaacaaatgtgcgtaaatatgcaaaaatatgaacatatatatgcacaaatgtgtaaaaaaattctaaacTCTTCATAATATCTGTAGCTAGCCAAAATACGAAATTGGTCAGTTTGGAATGtacataaacaaattaacaCGGAAAAACTcaatgtacatacatatgcatgtatattatctataaatgtatatatccTCGTGTGTACGAAACGGGTAAGGAATGAcgtaaaaatgcaaaatgtaaaaaatgtaaagcaaatgagaaaaaaaaaaaaaaaaaaaaaaaagatctattttttcatttcactACGGTCGACACTTCTGAGATTTAGCTATGATCAGTAGCCCCAAACAGTTGGTATTAAATTCCAAAATGTGCTACATAactgtgtacatatatgtacatgcgtTTAtctacatacatacaaatatatacatatacatttgtacttgtaattgtatttaaattttgcatttatatttgcatttatatttgtatttgtatttgcATTTGCATTTGTATTTGCATTTGTATTTgcatttgtatttatatttgtatttatatttgtatttgcatttgtatttatatttgtatttatatttgtatttgcaTTTGTATGCATTAATAGACGCAATAATGTGGGGAAGCACCCTCTGAATTAAACCGGAGATATATGCACTGttcaggaaaaaaatatagtgcTCCAAATTAAAACTTCCATTGAACttgtaatttttcttttcttttttttctagaaaatattttaattgaatAGTATAGAACGTGTGTATTCCCATGTATATCATGTGGGCGTAGAAATTTTTTGGATGGAAAACACTTCGATATACTTCGATATACTTCGAAATATTTCGAAATATTTCGAAACATATCGAAATAGTTCTACTGGTTTTGTgtctatattatattacagCCATATCTTTACATGCTCATGTACatttaaattacaaataCTTAAATTCCTAACCACTAATAAAATTAACGAGGgattttcttctttaatgTTTGTACAGTGCTACTTGAAATGGTTGATGCATTTATAGCGTTATTCACTGTACATACGTGTTCATATacctatacatatatgcatatattaaatCCCATCTGCGTGCTTGTACATATGTTCATTTCAGTTAAAATAATGGCATGTACAAATAAAAGCTAAATAAATCAAAAGAGCGAACAAGTTGTCcatcatatatttaactttGATATATCCCTATATGTGTGTTTTATAGGAAGTTCATATATAAGCTCCGTATAAATTATGCATTTGATAATTTTTCCCCTGAacgataaaaaataacataaactCAATTGAAAAGaggtataaaataattccttttttcctgAAACGTTCATAAATCTTTCTTGCAAAATCAACATCGTTTTTAAACTGCTCCTAGCAGAGTGCTCGTATATCACACAAGGAGGGACAAGTGGGGTTAGCATCATACTAAATACAAACGTGCACATATGTGTGCCCgcacataaataaataaataaatatatatatatatatatatatatatatatatatatatatatgtacatatattacgCCCCTCTCCAGTATTACGGCTTTTCCCTTATAACCATGAGCTACCTCTTCCCTTTTTGAATATTCGACATATATAACCATCGCAGTTTTATGAGACTAggatatacacacatactgATATATTTCATGCTGTAATGTTTGGTCcgttatataatattttgccATAACGATGATAATATCATTTGTTCGATTGTACATTCACTATGTCCAtgttaatgtttttattttttacgaaTATGTTTACAAATAAGTTTATAACATTACAGCTTTCTCGTGTcgacttttttttatttcttctacATTTGCATGAATAACATACTGCTCCATTGAGCTCACACTTACATGAGTACCCATGGACATAACATAATGTAATGAAACATGACAAAATATAACGTAGTGTGTGGAAAATGCAAATTATTTTGCAGTTGTGTGATACATAAACTAGTGCAGTAATTATGCATTAACTGCATGCACGCTTTCATGAACATAACCCAAAGAGGGAAATGGGCGAAATGGGCGAAATGCGtgaaatgtatgtatacatctGCCAATATATAcctgcacatatatatacaggcACAAGcgcacacatacatatatatacccatAAGCACATGCAAACTATTTTGGAGTATTCTGTAAAAACATTTTAGAACATCCTTTTTACCTTTGCTGGAGGGGGTTCAACTTCTTTCACTTGTCTATCATTCTTCGGGTCAGGCAGGGGTTCCATTTTTTCAATCTTATAGTTTTacaattttacaattttacaattttataattttacaattttataattttacaattttataattttacaattttaaaactttataattttatagttttacaattctgtaatattataatattctaattttaaaattttctttttttttttttattttaaaaacaataaattcaaatttgTTACTTTTCAATTGTTAagagaaattattttttttttttttttttttttccttttccctAAGTTTTTTGTTACTACTCCATTTcactttttacaaaattaaaaataagaaaattctttcgtttaaaaataaaaaatataaaatatatatcagaCGCAGCAAAATTATCAGACGCAGCAAAATTATCAGACGCAGCAAAATTATCAGACGTAGCAAAATTATCAGACGTAGCAAAATTATCAAACGTATCAAAATTTTCAGATGTATCAAAATTATCAAACGTAGCAAAATTATCAGACGTAGCAAAAGTACCAGACGTATAATATCTATCAGACGATCAAGTGTACTTAAGACTACAgacaaaatttattatagcAGTAATATAGAATTGAAGAGCATAgaattataatgtttttcatAAGTATAAATGGAAACAcctaaaaatgtatatatttatttactatgtgtaatttataaaagggcattattttcttttttttcttttttttttttttttttttttttttttttttgtatttccagtataaaaataaaatatatacatgtatatatatatatttttatatacatatataaatatttatatgtgtatatatacgtgaatgtatacatattcaaGTGGGCATAACACGTGCGATGAGTAAACTCagtaaatatacaaataaaggAGCGCACAAGTATACGTATgagtgtacatatataatttcagaataaaagaaaagtattTGCCTATACACGAGGCacacaatttattttttccctatACAAATGTGCGTAATATAGTACGAGCGATTACATGCACATGCGTACATTTGTGCAGCACGTGTATATATCACATGGAATGCTATATGTACCCATACGCATAAACATACACTTATATGTgtgaatatacatacacatatatgtatgaatatatatatacatatacgtatgaatatacatacacgtatATTCATACATGTAATGGGTATACtatattatgcatatttaagtatatactACGTGTATACTATGTGCGTTTTACAGAAAGCTAtaaaacaatgaaaaaaaaaaatgcacaaaaattaaaaattataaattacgTGTGTGCACATGTTTATTGCTAAATGAACACGAATAGAAAATTCGCCAAGAATAACATTTAAACAGTCTTTACtaaaataaagaaggaataaaatttttattgctTGCTAGTATTTTCTACGTtcaaaatgatttttttaaaaatatgtttagcTGGAACTTTTTCCATCATGATGAGATATATCTATTGAGAAAGGTttgatacaaaaaaaaaaaaaaaaataaagaataaaaatatatgtacatatgtttatatgtatatatataagtatatatgtattatgtatataaatgtttatgtatatatttatatcataaaaaaggaaaaattttaaaagatcGTAAAAACAAGATAAACGGAAAATTATAATGTCGACAGTACAAACCACCCACTGTATTAAACTATGTGTGTTGAATAATAAACCCGAAAGTTGTTTACGCAGAAGAGCAGTTAATTCTCATATACATTTGTTCATATTGtggtataattaaaaaaaaagaattaatcgCTAATTAATCCAAATTAATCGAAAATTAAGAGCGAATTAAGCGCACATTTTAATTGTTTCCACAAaactacatttttttaaaatgagaATGTAAGTTTTTTACttgcatattaaaaaaattagttttaTATAACAGCATGTCTTAATGTGCCAAATAAGTTTTAGAGGAGGTACATGAGGGAATGTTTAACTGTTATAGTTTTTATTCCTCCATTTTCATTCTGCACAGTTCGATTTAAGAGTCtacagaaaataaaaagttgtTACATAACCAAACCAGCAGGAATAGCTACTAAAAAATCGTTGTCTATTACATTTgtagtttaaaaaaaggagggaaaaaaaaaaaaaaaaaaaaaaaagcatgtAGATGCCTATCCTATACGTAGAGgaagaaaaatgtataaaaacaaaaacctCATTATTGAATTAGCTGTAAAATTCTCAAAGTACAAAATATTTCAGAGGTTGAAATGTGAATTTTAAAACACCAATCCCTCTcgtaatgtaaaataaagtagcgacttcataaatatatacatctatacacatacatacgaTATTGGTAAGGATAAGAAAAATGGCAAATTCATGTTGGTGAAGCTGCTAATCTAGTAGGCGGGGTATCAGTacaaatactttttatttgcgttaaatttttttcaagtgTTCGAACTAATCTCATTGCTCGGGGGTCTTgcagaaatgaaaaaatctGTATCTCATTGAGGAAGAAGGAAGCAAAGCGTGTGTACATAATAAACGTCTAACTAtctatttatctatttatttatttattgcttctttttttttttttttttttattactacaTAAAATGAAGACAACGAAGTAAACGAAAAATACATGCGAATTTTCCACacattgaaatttttttgttttttctttttaaaaaaaaaaaaaaaataaagtatatacTTTACATAAAGTATATgaagtattatttttccctttttaccTTCTGTTCTTGTGAATTTAACGAAATTTCAGAATCATGATAAGTTTCATTTGACGCATTTCTACAAAAATGAgtaaatgcatacatacttttttctaatttgtCCAGGTGGAACAAGAACAGTTGTAcgttcttattatatattttaagtttttcACTGTCTTCACtcaaatatttatcatttgtgTGCACTACATTTGTGAGATTATTTTCatgtatttcatttatttgttccATGATATGGGAGTTAAAAAAGCCACTTGAATTTTTTCCGTAAAGAccatttcccttttttttttccagaTTATTCTTTACGTAATATTTAGCAAAGTCTTTGTTCGACAGGGAGTTGAAGGCCTTATCTGCAATTTGCTTTTTTAGCTGTATATAGGAGAGGGGTTAGGAATTATGTGAACTGACGCAATATTCAGCGTGCCcgtatatgcatgtacataaacatgtatataatatatgtacataaacatgtatataatatatgtacataaacatgtatataatatatgtacataaacatgtataaaaatatatgtgcataaacatatataaaaatatatgtgcataaacatgtatataatatatgtacataaacatgtataaaaatatatgtgcataaacacatatataaatatatatacataaatacatataggCATTGTATtcacacgtatatatatgtcctCGCACTCATGCAGACGTTCATTTTTGCATTCGAAGCTTCATTCAGTACTTCATAAACATTCTGAAATAATATTTGCCTGTCCGATCTGTGGGAAACATTGGATCTGTTTATTTCAATTTGCTCCTTTAAAATGAAgttaattttctttaatatttcttctaaACATAGATAATTTGTCTTTTTGTGTTCCACTGtgtttttttgtatatctAGAATTACCTCcttcaaaaacaaaaaaaataaaatatattaaatggtaaaaaaaaaaaaaaaaaaaaaaaaattgttatataaatatagctATTACTTTAATGAAACTATCTTGAGTAACATTTTTCAACTCATTGCTGCTTCCATTTGGTGTCGccttaatttttaatgttgTATATTTACAATGATTTTCGTCAATtgacttttctttttttacttcattttttacacCATCATAGGTACCGTAATCGTCACCACCATTATCATTGCCATCTCTATGGccatatatttcaaattcATTGGATTTTTCTATTTGTGCTCTACTATATTTATCTTCCCTTTTTAAATGGTAGCACTTTTCATAATCCTCATAAAACTTCCCATGGTTCACTTCACTCCCCTCATCTTCATTTTCTTTCCCTTCCACTTCTTCATCTTCAGCCTCTTCAATGGCCGAAATTTTCCCGTAATGTTCTTCCTGTTCACCTTCGAATTCCACAATATTTAATTTCTCCTTTGAATAGCTTAAGCTTTTTTCTAcacatggaaaaaaaaaaaaaaaaaaaaaaaaaatagctagCTGGAAAGCTGCATATATGTCATTTTACTTCtcctttccttttcttttagTACGATTGTataatttaagaatattttcgTAAACTTCCGAATTTATTTTTGGTGATTCTGAAAATGTGGGCAGATCAGCGTGTCTTTTTTCTTGCTTTTCATTCAATTTTAATGTGGTTATGTCATTTTCTTTTGATGAGACATATTCGCCTGACTTGCTCATGCAAGAATtgctatttttaaataattttttttttttttttttttccataaaatgaataatttaattaacttaaaaaaagaaaatactaTTGAAAGTTCacttgaaaatatattttagaataCGCTTTTTATATGAACTGTACATGTAAAAATAGAGGTTATCAAAATTATGCTTAAAATgcttttacatttaaattcttctcccttttttaatacataatcAGACAATActgatattattttttaaaatttcaaaaggttacaaaaacatatttttatatatacatcaaATTAGAGTTGTGCAAATACTGAATGTTGCACAAATTAggtaaacaaaaaaaaaaaaaaaaaaaaaaaaagaaaaaaaaacaaaagaaaattcCATCAAAATTGAACAAAATTGAAGCAAAATTGAAGCAAAATTGAAGCAAAATTGAAGCAAAATTGAAACATAAAtggaattattaaaaatggcacaactgttcataattttcccAAAATGGTTAtgttatatctttttttttttttttttttttaatcttctATGTACTTTTTGTAGATTTTCCTTATGTACTGCTTTTCTTCGTTCTCCAGTAAATCATTTAAAACCTGCAAAAGTAGACGagaaaggggaaaaaaatatatatatatgtacgtgcatatatgtgAGTGCGTATATATTTGCGTGTATAAGGGCTgctaaaaaagaattataaaaggGGAGTCGTAAATGTTCTCTCTCGAATTACAACACAAATTTGCAGCAGCTTTTTgcttaattaaattttcctcttcttcctTCTTCCttcttccttcttttttgttttttgttttttcttttttttttttttttttttttttgttcttttcgTTGTAACCTTCTTCAGAGAAAAGTTTGCTATACAAAAAAACACCTCCTCATCTGGTACATTCGAATGTTTACTAAACAAAGAACGACGTTTGTGCCCCTTCTCACGCAGACTattcattttgttatataaatcTCTGTACACAAAGTTGATATTGTGTATTGAATTAATGTTGTGTATATAGCTTGTATTGTGTGTAGAACCGTCGATGAGTGTCGAACTGACGCCATTTTTCAATGGGTCAACTTCTTTGTTATTATCTACCCATACAAGAAACACATTTTTCTTGATTAAACTTACGATAACTCTTTTCAATTCAGATTTCGATATATATTTTGGGTAAATacattccatttttttaatgttaaatttttcattaaagaAGGAGCAAAGTTTCGCTAGCAGTTGCTCCTCCTGGTTTAAGCTGTCAATTAGAGTCATGCAGTAGGCCGTCTGCAAAGAGAgaaggcaaaaaaaaaaaaaaaaaattaagaggCAGTCACACATACAAACATgcaaatattcaaatatgaAGATATTCAAATATGAAGATATTCAAATATGAAGATATTCAAATATGAAGATATTCAAACATGCAGATATTCAAACATCCAATAATACAACGGAGCAGATAACGAAACAGGCAAATGTGCATATACACGCGCGTGCCTCGAAAAGCGCCGACTAATTGCGCACCGTTAAGAGTTGTCTTACCAGTCTGGGAATTAACGGAGCCTCATTTAGATCTCTAACTATTTCCATTTCAtatttacactttttttcataattttttgatagCTCATCTTTCCCATCACTATTTGTACGTGTTAAGAAATTACCATTTTCTTCATCCTCCTCTTCCCcttcttcttcctttttacactggaaattcattatttcattttgctCTGTAATTATGCGTTTGATATTATCATTCATATAGGTATACGAGGAACAGTTATCTGGAGCGTTAGTACGTTCGTGAATACTACTACAGTTAGAACTATCGTTAAGGGTGTTCCGTTCCCAGAAGTCAGTACGCACATTTGcacttttaattttcatttcatCAGATGTATATGTTGTTGGTgcaaatttttcctttttgaaaaaatgtatttcttCTTTAAGTCCATCGAATTTAAAGGAGGAATcattttctttctctttcttaGTGTTTTGTTCTAGTTCTTCTAAGTCATTCACGTATTTGAATAGTTtcatgtaattatttttaagtaaataatACAAGGTATATTGTACAAATTTAGGAATACCAAAGCAGGTATTGTGTAAATAATCGATTAATTGGCTatctatttcatttttattaacacgCAAGCATAAGCTGACAAAGTCATATAAATGTTCtttgttaaatttttctaattctaTATGTCCATTACACTCTTCTgcatatctttttattttgttacgTTCTTTTACATGACTATTGTTCTTCATTCCATTtacaaacataaatattaaaggCTTATGGTTAGAGTTAAGAAATGGATTACATAGAGAGGATTTCTTAGGTTTAAGGGAGAGTAGTTGTTCATCATTTGATGTGCTTTGTTTGACATTATTGCGTATACAATTTGTGTTATTCTCttcttctttcattttttgctGAGCAacgtataataaaatattatcatttatatttggaTACAAcgttttaaaaaacattttggGGACGTTACGTTTATTAGTAGTAGCTTTTTCTTCTCTGAAcatttgaataatattttgactattttctttttctgacttgttcataatattttttttttggaaaaaacaCCCATCATTGGAGTGTTCCAAGTGTGTATTAATCTCATTGATAGGTGAGGACtcgttatttatattcactTTGTGATAACTTAGTTCCTCCGTTTGGGTAAAATGCGGCATGTGGTTAATTTCAATTCTGCTTTTTTCGCATCTTTCCGTTCTGTCATTAGTTGAGATTACAGTATTTTTAGTTCTCTCACTTGTGCATGTTTTTGACTTGAAGGTCTgatcataataattatcCACTTGTCTTTTTAAGGAATTATCATTTAGTTGGACATACCctgtatttattttgatgTTTCCCTTGGGATGGTCTGTACCTTGATCAATGTGATAGTCCTTTTTATCATGAGCACTGTCTTGACGGCTTTCACATAAGGAATCCCCCTCTTTGTTAGCAATAACTCCAGTGTTAGTATTACTCCCCTTGTTAGCTGCTATCTCCTCGTTAGCTTTTACCTCCAAGCTGGACGCACCCCCCTTGCAGAAGGAACATCTTCTGCAATGACTCCTCCTCCATtcctttacatttttttgtaaattttttaaaatttctctTCTCTTATACATGGCTAACTTTGAAATGCTCTTGCAAATTTTCCATGTGCTTTCCTCaacatttacatttaaagaAGTTCCTGCTCGatagttaaaaataatgaatgtttgttcatataatgtgaaataataaatcataGAGCTTATAATGCGCACTCTATTATCCttcatatttgttttaaaatttgtatgCACATAgtcatatattacattattgtaattatcTTGTTCCGAAGTGTCAGTTGCACTACTTGCGCTTTCTTTAGTTGGTTTGTTACTGTAAGGATTTCCCCTCCTTTCAGTGCAGTGAAAGGCATTGTTTAAGtgattttgtttttcttccATCTTCAAATTTTGTCCTAAATGTTCTTTACTCGGTTGTTCCCCCCACCTAGGTTTGTCCTTACTGTGGTACTTTGTTCTGTTGGTCAGTTTGTCGTCCTCTCGGTTGTCCATTTTGTTATTCACTTTGTTATCCTCTTTGTCATTCACTTTGTTATTCTCTTTGTCATTCACTTTGTTATTCTCTTTGTCATTCACTTTGTTATTCATTTTGTCATTAAATTTGGCACTCACTCTGTTATCCATCTTGTCATCCACTTCATCCTCTACTCTAATTCCTGTGTTTTCCCCCATTTTATCTTTCCTACTACTCACTTTTTTCCGCTTTTCTTTTCCCCTCTCTGTTTTCCCCTTCGAGTTACTAAAGAGGTATTCTATGATGGTCAGAATTTTTTTGCACAGGcgactattttttttatttctgctCTTGGATTCATCGTTACATGAGGAGTTAGCATTTTTCCGTTTCTGCTTTCTGCTTTTTTGCACTCGGGGAAGAGCAGATAACCCCTCGGTCACTTCGCCCGTCAAATCGTCTGTATCTTCTCCTGTGATTACACCTTCCTCTTCTGATTCTCCCTCT from Plasmodium malariae genome assembly, chromosome: 1 encodes:
- the PmUG01_01029200 gene encoding conserved Plasmodium protein, unknown function, with translation MSKSGEYVSSKENDITTLKLNEKQEKRHADLPTFSESPKINSEVYENILKLYNQKSLSYSKEKLNIVEFEGEQEEHYGKISAIEEAEDEEVEGKENEDEGSEVNHGKFYEDYEKCYHLKREDKYSRAQIEKSNEFEIYGHRDGNDNGGDDYGTYDGVKNEVKKEKSIDENHCKYTTLKIKATPNGSSNELKNVTQDSFIKEVILDIQKNTVEHKKTNYLCLEEILKKINFILKEQIEINRSNVSHRSDRQILFQNVYEVLNEASNAKMNVCMNKAFNSLSNKDFAKYYVKNNLEKKKGNGLYGKNSSGFFNSHIMEQINEIHENNLTNVVHTNDKYLSEDSEKLKIYNKNVQLFLFHLDKLEKSMYAFTHFCRNASNETYHDSEISLNSQEQKIFSFLQDPRAMRLVRTLEKNLTQIKSICTDTPPTRLAASPT